In Haematobia irritans isolate KBUSLIRL chromosome 1, ASM5000362v1, whole genome shotgun sequence, a genomic segment contains:
- the LOC142242488 gene encoding regulator of telomere elongation helicase 1 homolog, giving the protein MEKVIICLRDGSNGFLESPTGTGKTLCSSLEWLQFRKEEMKMQIQQIAPPQIILKTILFRRSTCK; this is encoded by the exons ATGGAAAAGGTCATCATATGTCTACGAGATGGATCAAATGGTTTTCTGGAATCCCCAACGG GAACCGGTAAAACCTTATGTTCATCTTTGGAATGGCTGCAATTCCGAAAAGAGGAAATGAAGATGCAAATACAACAAATAGCACCGccacaaattattttaaaaacaatccTATTTAGGCGGAGCACCTGTAAATGA